A stretch of the Pongo pygmaeus isolate AG05252 chromosome 16, NHGRI_mPonPyg2-v2.0_pri, whole genome shotgun sequence genome encodes the following:
- the DUOXA1 gene encoding dual oxidase maturation factor 1 isoform X2 — protein sequence MAALGHTFPFYAGPKPTFPMDTTSATIIMIFLTALATFIVILPGIRGKTRLFWLLRVVTSLFIGAAILAVNFSSEWSVGQVSTNTSYKAFSSEWISADIGLQVGLGGVNITLTGTPVQQLNETINYNEEFTWRLGENYAEEYAKALEKGLPDPVLYLAEKFTPRSPCGLYRQYRLAGHYASAMLWVAFLCWLLANVMLSMPVLVYGGYMLLATGIFQLLALLFFSMATSLTSPCPLHLGASVLHTHHGPAFWITLTTGLLCVLLGLAMAVAHRIQPHRLKAFFNQSVDEDPMLEWSPEEGGLLSPRYRSMADSPESQDIPLSEASSTKAYCKEAHPEDPDCAL from the exons ATGGCTGCTTTGGGACACACATTTCCCTTCTATGCTGGCCCCAAGCCAACCTTCCCGATGGACACCACTTCGGCCACCATCATCATGATCTTTCTGACTGCACTGGCCACGTTCATCGTCATCCTGCCTGGCATTCGGGGAAAGACG AGGCTGTTCTGGCTGCTTCGGGTGGTGACCAGCTTATTCATCGGGGCTGCAATCTTGG CTGTGAATTTCAGTTCTGAGTGGTCTGTGGGCCAGGTCAGCACCAACACATCATACAAGGCCTTCAGTTCTGAGTGGATCAGCGCTGATATTGGGCTGCAGGTCGGGCTGGGTGGAGTCAACATCACACTCACAG GGACCCCCGTGCAGCAGCTGAATGAGACCATCAATTACAACGAGGAGTTCACCTGGCGCCTGGGCGAGAACTATGCTGAGGAGTATGCAAAGGCTCTGGAGAAGGGGCTGCCAGACCCTGTGCTGTACCTAGCTGAGAAGTTCACTCCAAGAAGCCCATGTGGCCTATACCGCCAGTACCGCCTGGCGGGACACTACGCCTCAGCCATGCTATG GGTGGCATTCCTCTGCTGGCTGCTGGCCAATGTGATGCTCTCCATGCCTGTGCTGGTATATGGTGGCTACATGCTATTGGCCACAGGCATCTTCCAGCTGTTGGCTCTGCTCTTCTTCTCCATGGCCACATCACTCACCTCACCCTGTCCCCTGCACCTGGGTGCTTCTGTGCTGCATACTCACCATGGACCTGCTTTCTGGATCACATTGACCACAG GACTGCTGTGCGTGCTGCTGGGCCTGGCTATGGCGGTGGCCCACAGGATTCAGCCTCACAGGCTGAAGGCTTTCTTCAACCAGAGTGTGGATGAAGACCCCATGCTGGAGTGGAGTCCTGAGGAAGGTGGACTCCTGAGCCCCCGCTACCGGTCCATGGCTGACAGTCCTGAGTCGCAGGACATTCCCTTGTCAGAGGCTTCCTCCACCAAGGCATACTGTAAGGAGGCACACCCTGAAGATCCTGACTGTGCTCTATAA
- the DUOXA1 gene encoding dual oxidase maturation factor 1 isoform X1, with the protein MQASSNPRPKDPALPPLHNLTKMAALGHTFPFYAGPKPTFPMDTTSATIIMIFLTALATFIVILPGIRGKTRLFWLLRVVTSLFIGAAILAVNFSSEWSVGQVSTNTSYKAFSSEWISADIGLQVGLGGVNITLTGTPVQQLNETINYNEEFTWRLGENYAEEYAKALEKGLPDPVLYLAEKFTPRSPCGLYRQYRLAGHYASAMLWVAFLCWLLANVMLSMPVLVYGGYMLLATGIFQLLALLFFSMATSLTSPCPLHLGASVLHTHHGPAFWITLTTGLLCVLLGLAMAVAHRIQPHRLKAFFNQSVDEDPMLEWSPEEGGLLSPRYRSMADSPESQDIPLSEASSTKAYCKEAHPEDPDCAL; encoded by the exons CATTGCCCCCCCTGCACAACCTCACCAAGATGGCTGCTTTGGGACACACATTTCCCTTCTATGCTGGCCCCAAGCCAACCTTCCCGATGGACACCACTTCGGCCACCATCATCATGATCTTTCTGACTGCACTGGCCACGTTCATCGTCATCCTGCCTGGCATTCGGGGAAAGACG AGGCTGTTCTGGCTGCTTCGGGTGGTGACCAGCTTATTCATCGGGGCTGCAATCTTGG CTGTGAATTTCAGTTCTGAGTGGTCTGTGGGCCAGGTCAGCACCAACACATCATACAAGGCCTTCAGTTCTGAGTGGATCAGCGCTGATATTGGGCTGCAGGTCGGGCTGGGTGGAGTCAACATCACACTCACAG GGACCCCCGTGCAGCAGCTGAATGAGACCATCAATTACAACGAGGAGTTCACCTGGCGCCTGGGCGAGAACTATGCTGAGGAGTATGCAAAGGCTCTGGAGAAGGGGCTGCCAGACCCTGTGCTGTACCTAGCTGAGAAGTTCACTCCAAGAAGCCCATGTGGCCTATACCGCCAGTACCGCCTGGCGGGACACTACGCCTCAGCCATGCTATG GGTGGCATTCCTCTGCTGGCTGCTGGCCAATGTGATGCTCTCCATGCCTGTGCTGGTATATGGTGGCTACATGCTATTGGCCACAGGCATCTTCCAGCTGTTGGCTCTGCTCTTCTTCTCCATGGCCACATCACTCACCTCACCCTGTCCCCTGCACCTGGGTGCTTCTGTGCTGCATACTCACCATGGACCTGCTTTCTGGATCACATTGACCACAG GACTGCTGTGCGTGCTGCTGGGCCTGGCTATGGCGGTGGCCCACAGGATTCAGCCTCACAGGCTGAAGGCTTTCTTCAACCAGAGTGTGGATGAAGACCCCATGCTGGAGTGGAGTCCTGAGGAAGGTGGACTCCTGAGCCCCCGCTACCGGTCCATGGCTGACAGTCCTGAGTCGCAGGACATTCCCTTGTCAGAGGCTTCCTCCACCAAGGCATACTGTAAGGAGGCACACCCTGAAGATCCTGACTGTGCTCTATAA